From the Nodularia sp. NIES-3585 genome, one window contains:
- a CDS encoding TetR/AcrR family transcriptional regulator, with protein MARDKEETKTRILAAVGKLLAESGFTQLGINAIAREAGVDKVLIYRYFENLPSLLQTFGKEGNYWLTVEELIGDETVVDAESLADWMALLLTRFMHDLQERPITQEIMRWELLEANKLTHELATVRNQMAIESLKFLNQKYSFPPDKDIPAISAVLIAGIVYLVMRTKVSDTFLGIDFSSPTGWERIERAIASLVQTIGENDG; from the coding sequence GGCAGAATCAGGCTTTACGCAACTAGGGATAAATGCGATCGCTCGTGAAGCTGGAGTTGATAAAGTCTTGATTTATCGTTATTTTGAGAATCTGCCCTCGCTGCTACAAACCTTTGGCAAGGAAGGTAACTACTGGCTTACGGTTGAAGAATTAATTGGGGATGAAACTGTCGTCGATGCTGAATCGCTGGCTGACTGGATGGCATTGTTACTGACAAGATTTATGCATGACTTGCAAGAACGACCCATCACCCAAGAAATTATGCGCTGGGAATTACTCGAAGCCAATAAGTTAACCCATGAGTTGGCAACAGTGCGGAATCAGATGGCTATTGAGAGTTTAAAATTTCTCAACCAGAAGTATTCCTTTCCTCCAGATAAAGATATCCCTGCTATCAGTGCAGTGTTGATTGCTGGAATTGTTTATCTGGTGATGCGAACCAAAGTCAGCGATACATTCTTAGGAATTGATTTTAGTTCACCGACAGGATGGGAACGAATTGAAAGGGCGATCGCCTCTCTAGTTCAGACAATTGGGGAGAATGATGGGTGA
- the ribBA gene encoding bifunctional 3,4-dihydroxy-2-butanone-4-phosphate synthase/GTP cyclohydrolase II — MSKPKPTRQSDSTPLNGEDTRTGVTPTVGEKTDSAASSTPAFKFDSIDAALADLKAGRVIVVVDDENRENEGDLICAAQFATPDMINFMAVEARGLICLAMTGDRLDELDLPLMVTNITDTNQTAFTVSIDAGPELGVSTGISAEDRARTIQVTLNPETKPTDLRRPGHIFPIRAKLGGVLKRAGHTEAAVDLSRLAGLYPAGVICEIQNPNGSMARLPQLMDYAQHHQLKIISIADLISYRLQHDRLVYREVVTKLPSQFGQFDIYAYRHTLDNTEHVAIVKGDPANFGDEAVMVRMHSECLTGDALGSLRCDCRMQLVAALKMIEAAGQGVVVYLRQEGRGIGLINKLKAYSLQDMGLDTVEANERLGFPADLRDYGMGAQMLMDLGVKKIRLITNNPRKIAGLKGYGLEVVDRLPLLIEANDYNSYYLATKAQKLGHMLLQTYLVTVAINWQDDPELVTQRYERLDKLRHLAKNSHLLLQEEARPLGLALFAQPSLTVHLGFDQANVADSDWYKQNGHPYLQAIFQILDHLVTLPYIEKLEFLISPGSDPLSNLQVKLDRQNFSLDIVPSTICDRLETQQIYSFTKPRQ; from the coding sequence GTGTCAAAGCCTAAGCCTACACGACAGTCTGATTCTACTCCCTTGAATGGGGAAGACACCCGCACGGGTGTAACTCCGACCGTAGGGGAAAAAACTGATAGTGCTGCCTCCTCAACTCCAGCCTTTAAATTTGATTCTATTGATGCTGCTTTGGCAGACTTAAAAGCAGGTCGTGTCATTGTGGTGGTAGATGATGAAAATAGAGAAAATGAAGGCGATCTGATTTGTGCTGCCCAATTTGCTACACCGGATATGATTAATTTCATGGCGGTGGAAGCCAGAGGGCTGATTTGTCTGGCTATGACAGGCGATCGCTTGGATGAATTAGATTTACCATTAATGGTGACTAACATCACCGATACTAACCAAACTGCATTTACAGTTAGTATTGATGCTGGCCCTGAGTTGGGTGTTTCTACTGGCATTTCCGCCGAAGACCGCGCCCGCACTATTCAAGTTACCCTCAACCCAGAGACAAAACCGACAGATTTACGTCGTCCTGGTCATATTTTCCCGATTCGCGCCAAATTGGGAGGCGTACTTAAACGCGCCGGACATACCGAAGCTGCTGTTGATTTATCTCGACTAGCAGGGCTATATCCAGCTGGGGTAATTTGTGAAATTCAAAACCCTAATGGTTCCATGGCGCGGTTACCCCAATTAATGGATTATGCTCAACATCATCAGCTTAAAATTATTAGTATTGCCGACTTAATTAGTTATCGTCTGCAACACGATCGCTTAGTATATCGTGAGGTAGTAACCAAGCTACCCAGCCAATTCGGTCAGTTTGATATTTACGCCTACCGCCATACTCTGGATAATACAGAACACGTTGCTATTGTCAAGGGTGATCCCGCTAATTTCGGAGATGAGGCAGTCATGGTGCGGATGCATTCCGAATGTTTAACTGGTGACGCTTTGGGTTCTTTGCGCTGCGACTGTCGAATGCAGCTCGTAGCAGCATTAAAAATGATTGAAGCCGCTGGTCAAGGTGTCGTAGTGTATCTGCGTCAAGAAGGGCGGGGAATCGGCTTAATTAATAAACTCAAAGCCTATTCTTTACAGGATATGGGACTGGATACAGTCGAAGCTAACGAGCGCTTAGGATTTCCAGCAGACTTGCGCGATTATGGTATGGGGGCGCAAATGCTCATGGATTTGGGTGTAAAAAAGATTCGCCTGATTACTAATAATCCTCGTAAAATTGCTGGACTCAAGGGCTACGGGTTGGAAGTAGTTGACCGCTTACCGTTGTTGATTGAAGCTAACGACTACAATTCATATTATTTGGCCACCAAAGCCCAAAAGCTGGGTCATATGCTGTTACAGACTTACTTAGTCACAGTAGCAATTAACTGGCAAGATGACCCGGAATTAGTCACTCAACGCTATGAACGCTTAGACAAACTGCGGCATTTAGCTAAAAATAGTCATTTACTATTACAAGAAGAAGCTCGTCCGTTAGGGTTGGCGTTATTTGCTCAACCATCATTAACAGTACACTTGGGTTTTGATCAAGCAAATGTTGCTGATAGTGATTGGTATAAACAGAATGGTCATCCTTACCTACAAGCAATTTTCCAAATTCTCGACCATCTGGTAACTTTGCCTTATATTGAGAAACTAGAATTTCTGATTTCTCCTGGTAGCGACCCTTTGAGTAACTTACAAGTTAAACTAGATAGACAGAATTTTTCTTTGGATATTGTACCTTCTACGATATGCGATCGCTTGGAAACTCAGCAAATTTATAGCTTTACAAAGCCTAGACAATAA
- a CDS encoding peptidoglycan recognition family protein: MKFSDWATRVLLISLMLTTLIAALLVGRIQSNQISSHSEIADIITDWSQYPQAELQSANSPEDESPEVLPSPSVTSNQSSGRYETTEAFAKYTPTYEIAAVHPSNYGERYFQDVNGLSLNNQAIVVLHETGDSASSAVNFFQTPHEDDSVQASYHALIKLDGTIIYLVPPDKRAYGAANSVFESPNGVETVTTNPNLASSVNNFAYHVSLETPPDGRGNNFLKSHSGYTQLQYNSLAWLIAQSQVPDYRITTHHAVDRSGQKIDPISFDGNKFLRLLHSYRQISPTYQAQN, from the coding sequence ATGAAGTTTAGCGACTGGGCTACTAGAGTATTACTGATTTCGCTGATGTTAACAACACTGATTGCGGCTTTGTTGGTGGGAAGAATACAAAGTAATCAAATAAGTTCTCATAGCGAAATTGCTGATATAATCACAGATTGGAGTCAATATCCACAGGCAGAGTTACAATCAGCAAATAGCCCAGAGGATGAATCACCAGAAGTTTTACCCTCACCTTCAGTCACCAGCAATCAAAGTTCTGGGAGATACGAAACGACAGAAGCTTTCGCCAAGTACACACCAACCTATGAAATCGCCGCAGTACACCCCAGCAACTATGGAGAGCGATATTTTCAAGACGTTAATGGTTTATCTTTGAACAATCAAGCAATTGTTGTTCTTCATGAAACCGGCGATTCTGCTTCTAGTGCCGTTAATTTTTTTCAAACACCCCATGAAGATGATAGTGTGCAAGCAAGTTATCATGCTTTAATTAAGCTAGATGGGACAATAATTTATTTAGTCCCCCCAGATAAACGAGCTTATGGGGCAGCTAATTCGGTTTTTGAGAGTCCCAATGGTGTTGAAACTGTAACAACTAATCCTAATTTAGCCTCGTCTGTAAATAATTTTGCTTATCATGTTTCTTTGGAAACACCACCAGACGGTCGGGGAAATAATTTTCTCAAGTCTCATAGCGGTTATACGCAGCTGCAATACAATTCCTTAGCCTGGTTAATTGCTCAAAGTCAAGTTCCAGACTATCGCATCACCACCCATCACGCCGTAGACCGTTCTGGTCAAAAAATTGACCCTATCAGTTTTGATGGTAATAAATTTTTACGCTTACTTCATAGCTATCGTCAGATTAGTCCCACCTATCAAGCTCAAAATTAA
- a CDS encoding PsaJ protein: protein MPKQNNQKEYFLQYLSTAPVLAVFAVIVAFSTWAIFNYIFPDLLFHPMP from the coding sequence ATGCCCAAACAAAATAATCAAAAAGAATATTTTCTTCAGTATCTTTCCACCGCACCTGTGCTTGCAGTTTTTGCCGTTATAGTTGCTTTCTCTACTTGGGCAATTTTTAATTACATTTTCCCTGACCTTCTCTTTCACCCCATGCCATAA